aatatttcctttgatgCAAAAGTATTCCTTCTAAATTTCTTGCAAACTCTATACCAAGGAAATATCTGAGATCTCCTAGGTCGTTGATTTTTGAAATTACTCTTTAGAACCTGTTTGGATTGTCTATTAACCTTTTGCTACTTCCTgtaatcaatatatcatctacataaatcAATACTATCACAATTCCTTCTATTGTCCTTTTTGTCATCAATGAGTAATCCAGATAACTTTGATGAAACCCTGCTTTAATCAAAGCATTTATGAGTTTCACATTTTATTGCCTAGAAGCTTGTTTCAATCCATAAAGTGATTTAAGTAGTCTAGAAAATTGTGACCCCTCACTGTTATCACTGTTGAGTCCTAGTGGTAATTGCATATATACTTCTTCCTATAGATCTCCATGTCAAAAAGCATTATTTACATCGATTTGTTGAATGCTCCATCCATTTGTTGCAGCAAAAGAAATTACAGATCTCACAATCACCATTTTTACAACTGGAAAAAACGTTTCTTGATAGTCAAGACCCTCCTTTTGATTGTAACCTTTTGCTACAAATTTGGCTTTAAACCTTTCTATAGCACCATTAGCCTTATAATTTATCTTGAACCCATTTGAAACCAATTTCCTTCTTACCTGGTGGCAAAGGAACTACTTTCCAAGTCCCATTACTTTGTAgagtttcaatttcaaaattcattgcTTCAACCCATCTTTTATCCAAAATAGCATGTGCATAAGATTGTGGCTCAATCTCTAGAGGCATTTGAGTTATAAAACTCTGATAGGGGACAACAAGATTATCATAAGTAACATTATCTTCAATGGGTTATAAACAAGAGTTTGCAGACTTGGAACATGGTTTTGTGATGAAATATTTCTGCCAGATAGGTGGTCTACTAACTCTTGTTGATGTTCTCCTTACTAGTGGTTGTCCAACTGGATCTATAGAGCTTGCAGCTTTAATCACTGTCTCAGTTCCAATTGAATCAATAAGTGGTGCAATATCATATTCTCCAAGCCTTGCAATTGGTAACTCTTCAGCAATTTTAGTTGGataaaaaataggcattaacaCAGTATCATCTGCATCTATTTTATTTAGATCATCCATAGTGCATGAATGAAAAGGAAATAGGTTCTCATGGAAACATACATCTCTACTTGTAAATAAGACTTTATTTTGTAGATCATAGAGCCTATAACCTTTTTGAGTAGTTCCATGTCCCATCAATACAGCTTCGATAGCTCTTGCCTCTAATTGTCTTCCTTAACCAAGGTTGTTGCATAATACAAACATCCAATCACTCTCATGTGTGATAAGCTGGCCTGAtatcatatcaaaatatatactaaaatagagagaattgaaaatttttatttattgtataaaACGTGTATTGAACTATGCATAGTACATCTGTATATATACAAGTATTAACTGGGTTAAGCTTAACTAACTAATAATAACAGAATTAGTATCTAGCCACTAACTCTATGACACCTGTACAAAGTGTAACCACTTGGACAGCTCAGCTCATCATCCACTTTTTTCCATATGCTCAATAACCCCCTTCGAGCTAGGTGGTATGAAGATGTTCTTCGTTCCTAGCTTGGATACTAAATAATCATGTTGCATCTTTCTCAGGCCTTTGGTAAGTATGTCTGTAGCTTGTTCAACAGAAGACAAATGCCAAAGTATGTACAAGCCCACTTTGTATCTTCTTCATAATGAAATGATAATCTATGTCAATATGCTTTATTCTCTCGTGGAACACAGGGTTTGCTGCTATTTGTAAAGCAGCCTTACTGTCACAGTATAGTTTCACTGGCAATTTCAGTTCAATACCTAATTCTCTGAACATTCCAATCAACTAAATAACTTCAGCTACTATAGATGCTAATCTTATGTACTCAGCCTCAGTTGAGCTTCTAGACACAGTAGGTTTTTTCTTGGACATCAaagaaatcaattaattaacaaacatAATCATGTTCCAGGTGACGGATCTTCTTGAATTAATACAAGACCCCAATCAGCATCACAAAATTCCTAAAGAGTGTTGGTTGGTTTAGCAGACATCAAGATACCAAAACCACGTGTTTGTTTTACATATCTTACTACTCTAAGAGCTGCCTCCATATGTGATGACTTAGGAGCATGCATAAACTGAGTAAGACTTTGCACAGCAAAGGAAATATCAAGCATGATAATTGTAAGGTACAATAATCCTCCGACAAGTCTTTGATATTCACCTGGATCCAACAGAACATTACCATTATCAAGCTTTAAATTATCATCAAACTCTGAGGTGATCAGTTTCTGGTTGACCTCGACTGGTGTAGCACATGATTTTGATCCATTCATTCCAGAGTCTGATATGAGTTCCATGGCATATTTCCTTTGATGCATAAGTATTCCTTCTGAATTTCTTGCAAACTATATACCAAGGAAATATCTGAGATCTCCTAGgtctttgattttgaaattaCTCTTCAGAACCTGTTTGGCATTGTCTATTAACCTTTTGCTACTTtatgtaataaatatataatctacATAAATCAATACTATCACAATTCCTTCTACTATCCTTTTTGTCATCAATGAGTTATCCAAATGACTTTGATGAAACCCTGCTTTAATCAAAGCATTTGTGAGTTTCATATTTTATTGCCTAGAAACTGGTTTCAATCCATAAAGTGATTTAAGTAGTCTACAAACTTGTGACCCCTCACAGTTATCACTGTTGACTCCTAGTGGTAATTGCATATATACTTCTTCTTGTAGATATCCCTGTTAAAAACCATTATCTACATCCATTTGTTGAATTCTCCATCTATTTGTTGCAGAAAAAGAAATTACAGATCTCACAGTCACAATTTTTACAACTGGAGAAAAATTTTCTTGATAGTCAAGACCCTCATTTTGATTGTAACCTTTTGTTACCAATTTGGCTATAAACCTTTCTATAGCACCATTAGCCTTATAATTTATCTTGAAGACCCATTTACAACCAATTGCCTTCTAACCTAGTGGCAAAGGAACTACTTTCCTAGTCCCATTACTCTGTAGAGCTTCGATTTCAAAATTCATTGCTTCAACCCATCTTTTATCCAAAATAGCCTGTGTATAAGATTGTGGCTTAGTCTCTAGAGACTTCTGAGCTATAAAACTCTGATAGGGGACAGCCAGATTATCATAAGTAACATTATCTTCAATAGGCTATAAACAAGAGTTTGCAGACTTGGAACATGGTTTTGTTATGAAATCTTTCTGCCAGATAGGTGGTCTACTAACTCTTGTTGATGCTCTCCTTACTGGTAGTTGTCTAACTGATTCTATAGAGCTTACTGTTTCATCTAATGTCTCGGTTCCAATTGAATCAATAAGTGGTGCAATATCACATCCTCCAAGCCTTGCAATTTGAAATTCATCAGCAATTTTAGTTGGATGAAAAATAGGCATTAACACAGTATCATCTGCATCTATTTTATTTAGATCATCCACAGTGCATGAATGAAAAGGAAATAGGTGCTCATGGAAACATACATCTCTACTTGTAAAGAAGACTTTATTTTGTAGATCATAGAGCCTACAACCTTTTTGAGTAGTTCCATATCCCATCAATACAGATTTGATAGCTCTTGCCCCTAACTTGTCTCCCTTAACCAAGTTTGTTGCATAACACAAACATCCAATGACTCTCATGTGTGATAAGATGGCTTGTACTTGATACAACATGAAAAAGGAGTTTTATTCCCTAAAACAGTAGATTGCACTCTGTTAATGATATAGATAGCAGCTGTGATGCATTCACCCCAAAATCTAGTAGGCAAATGACCTTGAAATCGAATAGCCTTGGCAGTTTCAAGAATATGCCTATGCTTCCTTTCcaccactccattttgttgtggaaTCTGTGGGCAGGAACTTTGATGACAATACCATCATAATCAAATAACTCCTTACATTAAGTATTAAAGAATTCTCCCCCATTATCAGATTTAAGTACCTTCACTTGCCTTCCAAATTGAGTTTTtatcaaagtcaaaaaaaatttaagtaatgTGCAAACATCAGATTTAAGGTACATCAAGAATGTCCACGTCCATCTAGAATGATCATCAACTAAAGTGAGAAAATATCTCATATTATTATGAGTAGCAACTTTGTAAGGTCCCCAAACATCTATATGgatcaaatataaaacaaagaGAAGCTCTAGTGTCACTATTAGGAAAAGGAAGTCTAGCTTGTCTGGACAATGGCCATATATCACAGTGTTGGAAAGAAAATGCTTGTTTATTCTTTACTATGTCTAATCTCCTAATCACAGACATGGGTGCATGACCCATCCTCTTGTGCCACAACTCAGCTGTTTCCTTGCATTCTGCTACATTTAGAGACTTTATTCTTTCAGATTCCTTCTTAATCTTGGTGTTCAGTATGTACAAACCATCCCGTTCCTCACCAATCCCCTTCACTTTCCCATTGAAGAGGTCCtgaataatgaagaaatcaGGGAAAAATGAAACACAACATTTTAACTCTTTTGTCAACCTAGCTACAGATAACAGATTGAATTGGAACTCAGGCACACATAATACATCAGTAATCACATCACCTCCTTCAAACTGACATTTCCCAGAGTGAGTTATCATAGCTGACTCACCTGTGGGTATTTAAACCTTCCCTATTCTAGCAAATGTTAATCCAATATTAAAGAATAAGTTGTCATTCACCATATGGTTTATGGATCCACTATCAACTATCCATTGTAAATCTGTAGGATGTGTATGGATTAAACTAGAAGAGCTAGCAAGTATACCTGTCATGTTTGCATTTGCACAAGTCTCATTCAACTAAGGTTTGTTTAAAAACCTCAGAATTTGATTGTATTGATCCATTGTGAAGTGAGGTTGTTGGACATGGTGTGGGTGTGGAGTGATTCCATTGTCTCCAGTGTGTTGATTTTGGACATTAGCTGCAGAGATcttcttctttccttttaaATCACCAGGGTAACCAATGAGTTTATAACAATTGTCCCTAGTATGACCCCTCATGTTGCAATAGTTGCATTGCATTGCCTTAAAACAAGCTTCCTTAGTATGTCATCTGAAATTACAAATTTCGCAGTAAAGAGAAGGCCTTCTAGACCTAGAGCTACTTGCTCCTGAGCTACCATCTCCTCCACCAGATCCAGAACCACCAAAACCGCTAGATCCAGAACCATTGCCTCCATAATATCCACTATAATATCCAAATCCACTTGTATTACCAACTCCAAACTACTTCTTGTGTTACCTGAATAACCACCTCCTTCTAGGCTTACCAGTTCCTTCAATTTTGTTGGACAGTAAGGTTGTGTGATCAATTGCACTGTTATTACTAAGTTGCTCCCAATATAAAACCTTTTGACTCTCCTCCTGGATGATCATAGCATAACATTGGTTCACAGTAGGAACATGTACCATCATGAGAATTTGGCTACGAGCTTGACTGTACTTATCATTCAATCCCATGAGAAATTGGAGAAGTCGTTGTCTTATCAAACCATCATCATAATCCTTCGATATTGGACACTCACAACAAGGAGGAggtacaattgaatcaaattcaTCTCAGAGgtctttcaattttgaaaaatacaCAGCAACAGAAGAAACACCTTGAGTTAAGGTAGTTATTGTTTTGTGAAGATGATATATCCTAGACATGTTAACTTTGTCAAATCATTCCTTTAAGTCTCTCCATACCACACTAGCATTAGAGCATTAAAGGATTCCACTTACAAGTTCCTTGCTGACATTATTGACGATCCATGAAATCACCATTGTGTTACATCGATCCCAATCCTGCTTCTCAGAATTAACTGTACAAGCATCTGGTGTGATTGTACATCGATAAATCCCAATTTGTTTTCTGGTAAGCAAGTTGAATCGCATCGCACAACTCCATAAGGTGTAGTTCTCCATGCCTGTTAACTGAATCCCAATCTGCATCAATCCAGCAACATCTGAAGAAGATAAGAACAAAGGATAATTGTGATCATTCCTTCTCGccattgaaattaattttcagatttctgTTTTCTACTTGATGAATCTCTCAATCCTTCATTAATTGCATATGAAGAATTCCTAGATCCAACCAGAAAAACTCTGATACCAGATAAAAATATCTACAAAAACAGAGAGgattgaaaatttttgtttattgtttaaAACGTGTATTGAACTATGCATAGTACATCTGTATATATACAAGTATTAACTGACTTAAtcttaattaactaataataacaaaattagtATCTAGCCACTAACTGTATGACACTTGTACAAACTGTAACAACTTGGACAGCTCAGCTCATTATCCACTTTCTTCCATATGCTCAATACATATACTTAcaacaaattaatcaaattcTAAAAGTAGAGTTGCAATGTGTTACGCTAGTGGCCTGATCCGCTATAACGGCATCACCATCGTAGTTTCCCCCTCTATAGTGCATGTACAACCTCTATAGCTCCTGCACAGATGTTCTGCTATAGTGGTGTGATGCCCGCTATAGTTGATTGCACAAAATTAGAGACTCGGAAACCTCCCAAAATGCCCTCATTTCGCAACATACCTTCGACCCTTGACGTCCCACAAAAATCCTTTCATGTCAGCATCAGTTTTCAGAGTTTTTATCACGTTAATTCGGTTCTTGAGTTTCTTAATGTTTTAGAtgcttgaaaaaataaatcaagctTTAGACATATTGTCACACTCTTTTTTTATACCACACTTAACACAGTTTAGGAAaagttttttctattaaaatgatgttttgataagggattatttatttacaaagtCGTCATCTGTCACACCTCTTTTTTTACCACCTTACACggctttaaaaaaaattcaattaaagtGATGTATTgataagagatttttttttacgaAATCATCACTAGAATTcgagttttgatatattgactTGTACttaacttttattatattattcaatattttatatgtacaGGCCTAATGTGCTACATGTATgtttattaattgttttaatattattgaaCTGTGATATAAATGTTTTTCCTCGTGTAACTCTCTGagttttcaaaaatagaatttcAGAAATTGTAATTGTGCCAACACTTCTGTCAAGATTAGCCAGTAGGTCTTTGATCCATGGTAAATGATTATTATTCACACATGTTTTGGATGGAGAGTTTCCACGCACAAAATTGAATAACATTGTTATCGGTACGTCGCTACTCCCTGAATCAAGTTGTTTGCTCGTTTTGCAACAAGTCTAGATATGTTTCTCTGCCAAGTTTAATAATAGTAGAACTAAAATGCAAACATGTATCCCTAGTTGGTTCCCCATTGTTTGCACTTTGCATCACGTGCATTCAATTTAGTCTTGCTCAACACAAAGGACGGGCATATCTAAAACAGAAATCATTTTTCAGACCAAACATGTTCAACActaaatatttttccatttattGGTCAAACATATTTTAAGCGTTATGAATTACGTACACATGATTTTGATCACTTTGATGAAATGCATAGGAATCCTTCCTCGGATTCAgtgatttttattcaaaaatcaaaataatttttatcttccttttccaaaattttccaaattcaAAATTGTTACTGTATATTGTTATTAGGTATGATTGGAACGAGCATATATCccgatatataattatttagaaGCCCCATAACCTATTATATGGAAGGTAAGTGAGGCGCAAAACCGTTTGCCATCAGATATTAGCTAGAGCAaaaagttatgatcattttaccATGGTTAGAGTAGAATCTTTTGGGTTCTGTCTAGTCAGTCTTCTTTTAATTGTGATCAAATGACTTAACTTAGTCGTATAAGCCATTGAGTGCCAATTGTGATCCCTTCATTTGAGGTGTGCCAAATTTATAACGACATCGAGTTATTTTGTAGGttagaaattttataaaaatgcatcaagaaaataatgaaccataccaaataaatatttatatgtaaaatatataatattgtactattaaatttataataatgagATATGAAGGTAAATCCCTTGGAAAGGAAAAAACTTGATTATGATAGATTAGGCAATACATGACATAACACACTTACAAAAGTTGAGAATTCATTTGTAAATCATTTTGTGTTTGAATGAGAATTTTCACAATCATAAGTACAAGCACAAGCAAATTGGCCAGTACCAGAACTGCCTACGCAAAGTCCATTTCCATTGTGTTTTTGAATGCATTGATTTTTGCAATCATCGGGAACACAATTATTTGGATCCAAAATTTCAGTACATCTTCGTTGTGCTTTCACTGGATTGACATCCATCGCAACTGCAATTAAATTCACGaaaataacatttcaatatacacaagcaaaaaaaagttaaaaaaaattaactcccTATATCACTTAAAGATGGATacttgaaaaacaaagaaataacCTATTACAATCGATTAAATTAcacatatatatcatataaatagtCATTACATTATCATATATATGTCACAAAAATGAAGAggttaaatttcaaattataaaaaaaaaaagtgactgAAGaagataattaaaagaaaaaaaacctgAAACAATGAGAAGGAAACCAATTAAAGCAAAGTTCAAAAGCTTGgccatttttattaaaataatttgaatgagATACTTTGGAGCAAGGTGCAAAGGCTTTTTATAGTGGAAAGTAAAATGagattcatttattatttttttccatttataaatagtttttttcctggatgaaaagttatatatgaaaaaagGGTTAAAGGTTGACTAAGATGatatcttataaaatttataagataaacgtaattattatattataattcaaaggcatctatatataatattttggaataatataaaaaatgtgtATGTATACATTTCTTAAACTCTTTAAAACATCCAACCAAAATGAagtgatgatttttttaattttaaaaattattttgtattttagtttTGTACGACAAATTATTAGTatctaaaaaatattgagaaagaGATCAATTGTATATCATAAATGTtgtaaacaaataaattcaGTAATATTGCAgtattaatttacaaaaaattgcttttcattcacattaataataatatatacagtGTATTCAACCAGTGAAATCCTGAGAGAGTAGAAGGTACACAAACTTTATCCGAATTCAAAGCTAAAAGagcaatttttttctttctaaaaacataaatactcaacaaatatttttactGCAGCCTGTGTCCAAATACCAAACGTCCTCCACGAGTTTTTCTTCTGCTTGTATTGCCATCAACAAGGTCTCGGTTTCGTTGCTTTCAACAAAATTTGACCTCTCATCCTTGTCACTAGGCAGCCTAGTATAGCAATCGGACTGataatgaccaaatttatgaCATCGATAGCATTCTAcctttgatttgtcaaaattctTTCCCCTGCCTTTGCCGTCATCATTGGCTCTAAAATTTCTGCTGCCATATTTGTTGCCTCCGTCTCTATTTCCTCGATCTCCTCTCCCTCTTcctctacctctacctctaccCTTTCCTCTAGTATTggaagaaataaaagtagatGTCTTCAAGGCCTGCTCCTCAGAAGTTGAACTGCGGTTCATCTTCTGTTCATGCACCAATAGGGAGCTTTGCAGTTCGTCCAGCGACAACTCATCTATATCTTTTGACTCCTCAATGGAGCAAACGACATAGTCATACTTTGGCGTCAAAAAGCGCAATATTTTCTCAACAATTGTGACATCATTCATCTTCTCTCCATGGAATCGCATTTTGTTGCTGATCTCCATTGTTCTAACACAGTAACTCATTACAGACTCTCCTTCCTTAATTTGCAAAGTCTCAAAATCTCTTCTCAAGGCTTGAAGCTGTGCACGCTTCACTCTGGCAGTTCCctgatattttttcttcatggAGTCCCAAATATCCTTAGAAGTTTCTTTGCAAAGAATAGTTTCTAGGATGGGACGATCGATAGCCTGAAAGAGATAATTCTTCGCCTTTAGATCTTTCAACTTTTTCGCTTCCAATTCTGCCTTTTGAGCATTCGTCAAAATTTCGCCTTCCGCCGGAGTGTTAACGCCGTCCTCCACAATTGGCCAATACTCCTTTGACCGTAAGAAATTCTCCATCAGCATGCTCCAATGGTCGTAGTGACCATCAAAGCGAGGAATTGCTGCTTGTACAAAGTTACTATCTGATGCCATGagtggaaaagaaaagagaagagaggtTTAGCTGctgctatatttttttttattgtacttTATTTTTCACTCCAGGATCTCAcactggctctgataccactgtGAACAGATGCACAAGAAGGAAGAATACGCAGAAAGCAAAAACTGATATAGAGGCAACACGCTTAAAATggaactgttttttttttttaaggaacTGTTATTTAGTACTCTTGGCTGCAGATTTTATAGGTGGAAAGACATAACAATAGTAAGCAAGAAAGTAGGAACCACTAGCTAATATTACTCCTAATAGATAGGAAACAAATCCATGATAAACTATTCTCCTAAAGACTAGGACAAAGCTGGAAAACAGGACTTTATTTGCTAACATGTTAGGCCTCTAAATTTAAGGGacctcattttttaaaataataggttataagttgttattttttaacaaatattgaataccatttgtataaaaagtaaaaatttcatgaaaaaatgcaaggattattaaaagaaatttaacaTGTTTGTAGTActatatttaatgaaaaataatttaatataagaatgGTTATATTATCAGATGAAAACTATAAGAAATAAGTTAT
The sequence above is a segment of the Solanum lycopersicum chromosome 10, SLM_r2.1 genome. Coding sequences within it:
- the LOC138339086 gene encoding uncharacterized protein, translating into MASDSNFVQAAIPRFDGHYDHWSMLMENFLRSKEYWPIVEDGVNTPAEGEILTNAQKAELEAKKLKDLKAKNYLFQAIDRPILETILCKETSKDIWDSMKKKYQGTARVKRAQLQALRRDFETLQIKEGESVMSYCVRTMEISNKMRFHGEKMNDVTIVEKILRFLTPKYDYVVCSIEESKDIDELSLDELQSSLLVHEQKMNRSSTSEEQALKTSTFISSNTRGKGRGRGRGRGRGDRGNRDGGNKYGSRNFRANDDGKGRGKNFDKSKVECYRCHKFGHYQSDCYTRLPSDKDERSNFVESNETETLLMAIQAEEKLVEDVWYLDTGCSKNIC